A portion of the Carassius carassius chromosome 42, fCarCar2.1, whole genome shotgun sequence genome contains these proteins:
- the LOC132123779 gene encoding kelch-like protein 15 isoform X1 has translation MSEGPRAPWSKRGCVEAHRREQGKYKQRKCERPFSAVKPTVGQEASKRCLMAGDVEVYLSQVHDGSVSSGFRALYEERLLLDVTLLIEEHHFQAHKALLATQSDYFRVMFTADMRERDQDKIHMKGLTAAGFGHVLRFMYYGSLELSMITVQEILQAAMYVQLTEAVEFCCSFLLAKICLENCAEVMRLLEDFSVGVEGVQEQLDAFLLENFVPLMARPDFLSYLSLEKLMAYLDSDQLSRFPEIELYEAVQGWLRHDRRRWRHTDAVMQNLRFCLMTPANIFEKVKTSEFYRYSRQLRLEVDQALSYFHLVNEQPLAETKSNRIRSVRPQTAVFRGMIGHSMVNSKILLLHRPKVWWELEGPQVPLRPDCLAIVNNFAFLLGGEELGPDGEFHASSKVYRYDPRQNSWLRMADMSVPRSEFAVGVIGKYIYAVAGRTRDETFYSTERYDIVEDKWEFVDPYPVNKYGHEGTVLNGKLYITGGITSSSTSKQVCVFDPGREGTSEQRMRRSPILTNCWENKSKMNYARCFHKMISHNGKLYVFGGVCVILRASFESQGCPSTELYDPETDEWTILASMPIGRSGHGVAVLDKQIMVLGGLCYNGHYSDSILTFDPEENKWKEDEYPRMPCKLDGLQVCSLHFPEYVLEHVRRCS, from the exons ATGTCTGAAGGACCTCGGGCTCCCTGGTCGAAGCGGGGCTGTGTGGAGGCGCATCGCAGAG AGCAGGGCAAGTACAAGCAGAGGAAATGTGAGCGTCCCTTCAGCGCAGTGAAGCCGACAGTTGGCCAGGAAGCCTCGAAAAG GTGCCTAATGGCAGGGGATGTGGAGGTGTACCTTTCCCAAGTGCATGACGGCAGCGTGTCGTCAGGCTTCAGAGCCTTGTATGAGGAGCGACTGCTGCTCGATGTCACTCTACTCATCGAGGAGCACCACTTCCAAGCACACAAGGCTCTGTTAGCAACGCAAAGCGACTATTTCCGGGTCATGTTCACGGCCGATATGCGGGAACGTGACCAGGATAAGATTCACATGAAGGGGCTGACGGCAGCTGGGTTTGGTCACGTCCTTCGCTTCATGTACTACGGTTCTTTAGAGTTGAGCATGATCACGGTACAGGAGATCCTGCAGGCCGCCATGTACGTGCAACTCACCGAGGCTGTAGAGTTCTGCTGCTCGTTCCTGCTGGCCAAAATCTGCTTGGAGAACTGTGCTGAGGTCATGCGCTTACTGGAGGACTTTAGTGTCGGCGTGGAAGGCGTGCAGGAGCAGCTTGATGCGTTTCTGCTGGAGAACTTTGTGCCCTTGATGGCACGACCAGACTTCCTGTCTTATCTGAGTTTGGAGAAGTTGATGGCATATCTGGATAGTGACCAACTAAGTCGTTTTCCGGAAATTGAGCTGTACGAGGCAGTGCAGGGCTGGCTGAGACATGACCGGCGGCGCTGGAGACATACGGATGCGGTCATGCAGAACCTGCGCTTTTGCCTCATGACTCCTGCCAATATCTTTGAGAAG GTGAAGACATCAGAGTTCTACCGTTATTCCCGCCAACTGAGACTAGAAGTAGACCAGGCGCTCAGCTACTTCCATCTAGTGAATGAACAACCGCTGGCGGAAACCAAGTCCAACCGCATCAGATCTGTGAGACCCCAGACTGCTGTATTCCGTGGAATGATTGGCCACAGCATGGTCAATAGCAAGATCCTCCTCCTGCACCGGCCTAAAGTGTGGTGGGAGTTAGAAGGGCCACAGGTGCCGCTTCGCCCCGATTGCCTGGCCATCGTCAACAACTTTGCTTTCCTGTTGGGTGGTGAAGAACTAGGCCCGGATGGAGAATTCCATGCTTCTTCAAAGGTCTACCGCTACGATCCCAGACAGAACTCCTGGCTACGCATGGCCGACATGTCCGTTCCCAGATCGGAGTTTGCTGTCGGCGTCATCGGGAAGTATATTTATGCCGTCGCAGGCCGAACTCGCGATGAGACGTTCTATTCTACGGAGCGTTATGACATTGTCGAGGACAAGTGGGAGTTTGTAGACCCGTATCCTGTAAACAAGTACGGTCACGAAGGAACCGTGCTCAACGGGAAGTTGTATATCACTGGCGGCATCACCTCCTCTTCCACCTCAAAACAAGTATGCGTTTTTGACCCAGGACGCGAGGGAACGTCCGAACAACGTATGCGGCGCTCGCCTATCCTCACTAACTGCTGGGAAAACAAGTCAAAAATGAACTACGCTCGTTGCTTCCATAAGATGATCTCCCACAATGGGAAGCTGTACGTGTTCGGTGGAGTGTGTGTGATATTGCGTGCCTCTTTCGAGTCCCAGGGCTGCCCTTCGACGGAACTGTACGACCCAGAGACCGACGAGTGGACTATTTTGGCCTCTATGCCTATAGGACGCAGTGGACATGGAGTGGCAGTGTTGGACAAACAGATCATGGTGCTTGGAGGACTTTGCTACAACGGTCATTACAGCGACTCTATCCTCACATTTGACCCTGAGGAGAACAAATGGAAAGAGGACGAGTATCCAAGGATGCCTTGCAAACTGGACGGACTGCAAGTCTGTAGTTTGCACTTCCCAGAATACGTTCTGGAACACGTGAGACGCTGCAGCTGA
- the LOC132123779 gene encoding kelch-like protein 15 isoform X2 — MPVANQRCLMAGDVEVYLSQVHDGSVSSGFRALYEERLLLDVTLLIEEHHFQAHKALLATQSDYFRVMFTADMRERDQDKIHMKGLTAAGFGHVLRFMYYGSLELSMITVQEILQAAMYVQLTEAVEFCCSFLLAKICLENCAEVMRLLEDFSVGVEGVQEQLDAFLLENFVPLMARPDFLSYLSLEKLMAYLDSDQLSRFPEIELYEAVQGWLRHDRRRWRHTDAVMQNLRFCLMTPANIFEKVKTSEFYRYSRQLRLEVDQALSYFHLVNEQPLAETKSNRIRSVRPQTAVFRGMIGHSMVNSKILLLHRPKVWWELEGPQVPLRPDCLAIVNNFAFLLGGEELGPDGEFHASSKVYRYDPRQNSWLRMADMSVPRSEFAVGVIGKYIYAVAGRTRDETFYSTERYDIVEDKWEFVDPYPVNKYGHEGTVLNGKLYITGGITSSSTSKQVCVFDPGREGTSEQRMRRSPILTNCWENKSKMNYARCFHKMISHNGKLYVFGGVCVILRASFESQGCPSTELYDPETDEWTILASMPIGRSGHGVAVLDKQIMVLGGLCYNGHYSDSILTFDPEENKWKEDEYPRMPCKLDGLQVCSLHFPEYVLEHVRRCS, encoded by the exons ATGCccgtggccaatcagag GTGCCTAATGGCAGGGGATGTGGAGGTGTACCTTTCCCAAGTGCATGACGGCAGCGTGTCGTCAGGCTTCAGAGCCTTGTATGAGGAGCGACTGCTGCTCGATGTCACTCTACTCATCGAGGAGCACCACTTCCAAGCACACAAGGCTCTGTTAGCAACGCAAAGCGACTATTTCCGGGTCATGTTCACGGCCGATATGCGGGAACGTGACCAGGATAAGATTCACATGAAGGGGCTGACGGCAGCTGGGTTTGGTCACGTCCTTCGCTTCATGTACTACGGTTCTTTAGAGTTGAGCATGATCACGGTACAGGAGATCCTGCAGGCCGCCATGTACGTGCAACTCACCGAGGCTGTAGAGTTCTGCTGCTCGTTCCTGCTGGCCAAAATCTGCTTGGAGAACTGTGCTGAGGTCATGCGCTTACTGGAGGACTTTAGTGTCGGCGTGGAAGGCGTGCAGGAGCAGCTTGATGCGTTTCTGCTGGAGAACTTTGTGCCCTTGATGGCACGACCAGACTTCCTGTCTTATCTGAGTTTGGAGAAGTTGATGGCATATCTGGATAGTGACCAACTAAGTCGTTTTCCGGAAATTGAGCTGTACGAGGCAGTGCAGGGCTGGCTGAGACATGACCGGCGGCGCTGGAGACATACGGATGCGGTCATGCAGAACCTGCGCTTTTGCCTCATGACTCCTGCCAATATCTTTGAGAAG GTGAAGACATCAGAGTTCTACCGTTATTCCCGCCAACTGAGACTAGAAGTAGACCAGGCGCTCAGCTACTTCCATCTAGTGAATGAACAACCGCTGGCGGAAACCAAGTCCAACCGCATCAGATCTGTGAGACCCCAGACTGCTGTATTCCGTGGAATGATTGGCCACAGCATGGTCAATAGCAAGATCCTCCTCCTGCACCGGCCTAAAGTGTGGTGGGAGTTAGAAGGGCCACAGGTGCCGCTTCGCCCCGATTGCCTGGCCATCGTCAACAACTTTGCTTTCCTGTTGGGTGGTGAAGAACTAGGCCCGGATGGAGAATTCCATGCTTCTTCAAAGGTCTACCGCTACGATCCCAGACAGAACTCCTGGCTACGCATGGCCGACATGTCCGTTCCCAGATCGGAGTTTGCTGTCGGCGTCATCGGGAAGTATATTTATGCCGTCGCAGGCCGAACTCGCGATGAGACGTTCTATTCTACGGAGCGTTATGACATTGTCGAGGACAAGTGGGAGTTTGTAGACCCGTATCCTGTAAACAAGTACGGTCACGAAGGAACCGTGCTCAACGGGAAGTTGTATATCACTGGCGGCATCACCTCCTCTTCCACCTCAAAACAAGTATGCGTTTTTGACCCAGGACGCGAGGGAACGTCCGAACAACGTATGCGGCGCTCGCCTATCCTCACTAACTGCTGGGAAAACAAGTCAAAAATGAACTACGCTCGTTGCTTCCATAAGATGATCTCCCACAATGGGAAGCTGTACGTGTTCGGTGGAGTGTGTGTGATATTGCGTGCCTCTTTCGAGTCCCAGGGCTGCCCTTCGACGGAACTGTACGACCCAGAGACCGACGAGTGGACTATTTTGGCCTCTATGCCTATAGGACGCAGTGGACATGGAGTGGCAGTGTTGGACAAACAGATCATGGTGCTTGGAGGACTTTGCTACAACGGTCATTACAGCGACTCTATCCTCACATTTGACCCTGAGGAGAACAAATGGAAAGAGGACGAGTATCCAAGGATGCCTTGCAAACTGGACGGACTGCAAGTCTGTAGTTTGCACTTCCCAGAATACGTTCTGGAACACGTGAGACGCTGCAGCTGA